The following coding sequences are from one Muntiacus reevesi chromosome 17, mMunRee1.1, whole genome shotgun sequence window:
- the LOC136148699 gene encoding olfactory receptor 13J1-like: protein MEPVNSTEVSEFFLRGFSGYPALERLLFPLCSAMYLVTLLGNIGIVAVSVLEARLHTPMYFFLGNLSILDICYTSTFVPLMLVHLLSAQKTISFLGCALQMCLSLSTGSTECLLLAIMAYDRYLAVCRPLRYPVLMSRRLCCVLAGAAWVLCLSKSVTETVIAMRLPFCGHRVISHFTCEILAVLKLACADTSISEVFLLVGAILLLPGPLAFICLSYTLILATILRVPSAAGRRKAFSTCSAHLAVVMLFYSTVIFMYMKPKSKEARVSDEVFTVLYAVVTPMLNPIIYSLRNKEVKEAARRVWGRMQVSR from the coding sequence ATGGAGCCCGTCAATAGCACAGAGGTGTCTGAGTTCTTCCTGAGAGGATTTTCAGGGTACCCTGCCCTGGAGCGCCTGCTCTTCCCTCTGTGCTCAGCCATGTACCTGGTGACCCTGCTGGGGAACATAGGCATCGTGGCAGTCAGCGTGCTGGAGGCCCGcctgcacacacccatgtacttcttcctgggcAACCTCTCCATCCTGGACATCTGCTACACGTCCACTTTTGTGCCCCTGATGCTCGTCCACCTGCTGTCAGCCCAGAAGACCATCTCCTTTCTTGGCTGCGCACTGCAGATGTGTCTGAGTCTGTCTACAGGCTCCACAGAGTGTCTGCTGCTCGCCATTATGGCCTACGATCGCTACCTGGCCGTCTGCCGGCCCCTTAGGTACCCCGTGCTGATGAGCCGCCGGCTCTGCTGCGTGCTGGCGGGAGCCGCCTGGGTCCTCTGCCTCTCCAAGTCGGTGACTGAGACAGTCATCGCCATGAGGCTGCCCTTCTGTGGCCACCGTGTGATCAGTCACTTCACCTGCGAGATCCTGGCAGTCCTGAAGCTGGCCTGTGCTGACACGTCCATCAGTGAGGTCTTCCTGCTGGTGGGTGCCATCTTGCTGCTGCCCGGGCCCCTGGCCTTCATCTGCCTGTCCTACACGCTCATCCTGGCCACCATCCTGAGGGTACCCTCAGCCGCCGGACGCCGCAAAGCCTTCTCTACGTGCTCAGCACACCTGGCCGTGGTGATGCTTTTCTACAGCACCGTCATCTTCATGTACATGAAACCCAAGAGCAAGGAGGCCCGTGTCTCTGATGAGGTCTTCACGGTCCTCTACgctgtggtcacacccatgctgaaccccatcatctacagcctgaggaacaaggAGGTGAAGGAGGCAGCCAGGAGGGTGTGGGGCAGGATGCAGGTCTCCAGGTGA